From the Plasmodium vivax chromosome 5, whole genome shotgun sequence genome, one window contains:
- a CDS encoding hypothetical protein, conserved (encoded by transcript PVX_089240A): MSKAMAKEVTISHCIKNWEQKNGRKISEEEEVSFICHIPLIEKLDNSINSLEKCKRLSLSTNRIEKFVPMSGLKNVEILSLGRNCIKKFQFLEDISGTLKQLWISYNSIDKLDNLQSLKKLQVLYLFHNKIKNIEEVDKLSALPELAELGLKGNPIYEGKTNEYMKLVILKKLPQLKVVDNETVKGVLRCV; this comes from the exons ATGAGTAAAGCGATGGCCAAGGAAGTCACCATTTCCCACTGCATCAAAAACtgggaacagaaaaatg GCAGAAAAATtagcgaagaagaagaagtgagCTTCATTTGCCACATCCCCTTGATCGAGAAATTGGACAACAGCATCAACTCACTGGAGAAGTGCAAGCGCCTGTCCTTGTCAACCAACCGAATTGAAAAGTTTGTCCCGATGTCCGGTCTGA AAAACGTGGAGATCCTCTCGCTCGGAAGAAACTGCATAAAGAAATTTCAGTTCCTCGAGGACATCAGCGGCACGCTGAAGCAGCTGTGGATTTCGTACAACAGCATTGACAAGCTGGACAACCTGCAGTCCCTCAAGAAGCTCCAAGTGCTCTACTTGTTTcacaacaaaataaaaaacatcgAGGAGGTGGACAAACTG agCGCCTTGCCAGAACTTGCCGAGCTGGGACTGAAGGGGAACCCCATATATGAGGGAAAGACAAAC GAGTATATGAAGCTGgtgattttaaaaaagctgcCCCAGCTGAAGGTCGTGGACAACGAGACGGTAAAAGGAGTGTTGCGATGTGTGTGA
- a CDS encoding protein transport protein Sec23A, putative (encoded by transcript PVX_089235A): MDIHLQENQTGIRFSWNLWPPTKNEAAKIEVPLGCLYTVLKRTDDNSVKLVEYEPLKCKTSNCILNPYCNIDFRNKTWTCPFSNIKNPFPLHYAEHISEKNLPADVMYSNIEYIQPSNVGDIPPPTFLFVIDTCLLEEELEQLKDSIQQCISLMPPDAHIGIVTFGNMCYVHEIGFKDCLKSYVFKGTKEITAQDLQKQLNLGTRNDPRSSTTSASARRFLQPVSECEYNINMLLEDIQKDNWPTPPDQRAKRCTGVALSVAIGLLECCCNQLSGRVMMFIGGADTTSPGKIVDTPLSESLRHHLDLQKENTNARHVKKALKYYASLANRAVASGHAIDIFACSLDQIGLYEMKVCCEKTNGFMVMADSFSMNVFKDSFKKIFETDSNGYIKHGYNAKLTIICSKEFRVCGAIGACSSNKKIANYVSDTCVGEGGTCEWTICALDRQSTIAFYFEIVNQNISSLPPDRQAYLQFQTLYQHPSGRRRLRVTTISYRFAEANIAEISQGFDQETAAVIMARFAVLKAETDEPIDVLRWLDRKLIRLVSTFADYQKDDVNSFHLSPEFSIYPQFMYHLRRSHFLQTFNASPDETAYYRSILLRENAMNSLIMIQPALLQYSFESHTPVPVLLDAQSLKSNVILLLDSYFHIVVWYGEMIYQWREQGFHEKPEYEHFRQLLNAPHEDAKSILEDRFPIPKFVLCNSGGSQSRFLLAKVNPSTTHNSLSGSTFGTSSSESYIINTDDVSLKIFMDHLVKLAVQT, translated from the exons ATGGACATCCACTTGCAAGAAAACCAGACGGGGATCCGGTTCAGTTGGAACTTATGGCCACCGACGAAGAATGAGGCAGCGAAGATAGAGGTGCCCCTGGGCTGCCTCTACACGGTCTTGAAGAGGACGGATGACAATAGCGTGAAGCTGGTGGAGTACGAGCCGCTCAAGTGCAAAACGAGCAACTGCATTCTTAACCCCTACTGCAATATAGATTTTAGGAACAAGACCTGGACGTGCCCCTTCTCCAATATAAAGAACCCCTTCCCGCTGCACTACGCGGAGCACATCTCGGAGAAG AACCTGCCCGCGGACGTGATGTACTCCAACATCGAGTACATCCAGCCGTCGAACGTGGGGGACATCCCGCCGCCGACCTTCCTGTTCGTGATCGACACGTGCCTCCTGGAGGAGGAGCTGGAGCAGCTGAAGGACTCCATCCAGCAGTGCATAAGCCTGATGCCACCAGACGCCCACATCGGAATTGTGACCTTTGGAAACATGTGCTATGTGCACGAAATAGGGTTTAAGGACTGCCTCAAATCGTATGTGTTCAAAGGGACAAAGGAAATCACCGCGCAAGATTTGCAGAAGCAATTAAATTTGGGAACGAGGAATGATCCCCGGAGTTCTACCACCTCTGCATCTGCCAGGAGGTTCCTCCAGCCAGTGAGCGAATGCGAATATAACATTAACATGCTGTTGGAGGATATACAGAAGGATAACTGGCCCACTCCTCCTGACCAGAGAGCAAAGAGGTGCACAGGGGTAGCCCTCAGTGTAGCCATAGGTCTCCTAGAATGCTGTTGCAACCAGTTAAGTGGAAGAGTAATGATGTTCATAGGAGGAGCAGATACAACGTCTCCTGGAAAGATCGTAGACACTCCATTGAGTGAGTCTCTAAGACATCACCTAGATTTGCAAAAAGAGAATACCAACGCTAGGCATGTGAAGAAGGCCTTAAAATATTACGCCTCTTTGGCAAACAGAGCAGTAGCTTCTGGGCATGCGATTGATATCTTCGCGTGCTCACTCGATCAGATAGGACTCTACGAGATGAAGGTGTGTTGCGAAAAGACAAACGGGTTCATGGTGATGGCGGATTCTTTTTCTATGAATGTGTTTAAGgattcctttaaaaaaatttttgaaacGGATTCGAATGGGTACATTAAGCATGGGTACAATGCAAAGCTGACCATCATATGTTCTAAGGAGTTCCGCGTCTGTGGTGCCATTGGTGCTTGTTCtagtaacaaaaaaattgcaaactaTGTGTCGGACACTTGTGTAGGTGAAGGGGGGACTTGCGAATGGACCATCTGTGCGTTAGACAGGCAGTCTACCATCgccttttattttgaaattgtGAATCAAAacatttcttcccttcctccGGATAGACAAGCGTACCTGCAGTTCCAGACCCTGTATCAACACCCGAGTGGCAGAAGACGATTGAGAGTTACCACCATCTCCTACCGCTTCGCAGAAGCGAACATTGCAGAAATATCCCAAGGGTTTGACCAAGAAACTGCTGCTGTCATTATGGCTAGATTTGCGGTTCTAAAGGCAGAGACGGATGAACCCATAGATGTGTTGAGATGGCTAGACAGGAAACTCATACGATTGGTGAGCACCTTTGCAGATTACCAGAAGGATGACGTGAACTCCTTTCACCTATCGCCTGAGTTTTCTATTTACCCACAATTTATGTACCACTTGAGGAggtcccattttttgcaaacgtTTAATGCTAGCCCGGATGAAACTGCCTACTACCGATCGATCCTCCTGAGGGAAAACGCAATGAACTCACTCATAATGATACAGCCCGCGTTGCTTCAGTACTCCTTCGAGTCGCACACCCCCGTGCCGGTCCTCCTCGACGCGCAATCGTTGAAATCTAATGTGATTCTTCTGCTAGATTCCTACTTCCACATCGTCGTGTGGTACGGGGAAATGATATACCAGTGGAGGGAGCAGGGCTTCCACGAGAAGCCAGAGTATGAGCACTTTAGGCAGCTGCTCAACGCTCCCCATGAAGATGCCAAATCCATACTGGAGGACCGCTTCCCCATCCCCAAGTTTGTTTTGTGTAACAGCGGCGGCAGCCAgagccgcttcctcctcgccAAGGTCAACCCCTCCACCACGCACAACTCGCTCAGCGGCAGCACCTTCGGCACGTCCAGCAGCGAGTCGTATATCATCAACACGGACGACGTGTCGCTCAAGATATTCATGGACCACCTGGTCAAGCTGGCCGTGCAGACGTAA